The genomic interval TATAAAGAGACAAGTGCGCTGGTAGATTTTTTTACACCGGATTACGGCCACATTCGCTGTATGGCTCGAGGTGTCAAAAAAGCCAATAAATATCAGCAACCGCTACAGCCTTTCACTCTTTATACCATTTTCTTTCATGGCGATTCGGGCCTCAAAAACCTCGACAAATTTGAAATTTTCTCTTTACCCTTGAATCTATCAGGTAATCCGTTATTCAGTGGATTTTATATCAACGAAGTCTTACTGAGGGCTTTACGTAGTGATGCCGAGGTAGAATCCCAATCGTTATTTGATGCCTATGAAGATGTACTTGCTAGCTTAAATTCTGAAGGTTTAGAGCTATCACTGCGACTGTTTGAGCTGAGTTTATTAGAGCATATGGGACAGCAATATGAATGGGCATTAGATTTTCGTACGGAATCTATGGTCGATGATAATGCGTTTTACGGCTTTTTTGTCGAACAAGGTATGGCTCGAGTCAGTCAAAAATATGCGAACAGTAACCCAAATGCAGTATTTAGAGGAAATGAATTAAAAGCACTCAGTCATGGCGAGTTACTCGATCAAAACGTGTTAAAAATGTGCAAACGTTTGTTTCGACTGGCTTTGCGCCCCATAATTGGATACAAACCCATCCAAGCCCGCGAATTGCTCAAACAATTCCAACAGTTGGATGCCATCAACAACAATCGGTAATAGTATGAAAGTCAATAAACGCGTATTACTTGGTGTCAACATCGACCACATCGCTACTTTACGTCAGGCGCGAGGTACCCGTTATCCTGATCCAGTATATGCGGCATTGGTGGCTGAAGAAGCTGGTGCTGACGGTATTACTTTGCACTTGCGCGAAGATCGCAGACACATTCAAGATGCTGACGTTTATGCCCTAAGAGAGCGTCTGAATACCCGCATGAATTTAGAAATGGCTGTAACAGATGAGATGGTAGCCATCGCCAAAGAAGTAAAACCTCATGCTGTATGTTTAGTCCCAGAAAAACGCGAAGAACTCACGACAGAGGGCGGGCTAGATGTCCTTGGTAACGAGGCGAAAATTAAACAGGCGTGTGATGATCTCGCGTCTGTTGGCAGCGAAGTATCTCTGTTTATAGATGCAGACACGAAACAAATTGATGCGGCAGTGCGCTGCGGTGCACCAGTAATCGAGATTCATACTGGTCACTACGCTGAAGCTCAATCTGCGGCGGAGATGCAGCGTGAATTGAAGAAAATTGAAGACGGTGCGAGCTATGCACTGGAGCAAGGTTTGATTGTGAATGCCGGTCACGGTTTACATTATCACAATACCGAAGCAATCGCCGCGATATCGGGCATGAACGAATTGAATATTGGTCACGCGATTATCGCCCACGCGGCGTTTGTCGGTCTTAAGCAAGCCGTTAAAGAAATGCGAGATCTCATTACTGCAGTGAATCAGTAATATGACCATAGCCATTGGCACAGATATCGTCGAAATTGAGCGCATTTATCAGGTCTACCAAAGACAAGGTGAAAAGCTCGTTAATCGTGTGCTGACACCTTCAGAGCAGGAACGCTTTTATTCTATGATCAATGATGATGTGCGGATGGCGTATTTGGCCAAGCGCTGGTGTGCCAAAGAGGCGGTCAGCAAAGCGATGGGAACAGGTATTGCTAAAGGTCTAGGGTTTCAAGATATAGAAGTAACAAATTCAGAATCTGGCGCACCTCAGGTGATACTAAGCAAGTCAGCGCAAATTAAATTAAATGCGTTAGGCGCGCAAAAAATCTTGATTAGTCTGAGTGATGAGCGCCACTACGCAATAGCTTTTTGTCAGCTAGTATAATGATGAGCGTTAAATGTTTGTGTGGCTATTAAGAAATCCTCGATCGCTCGTAATAAATTGTCTTTCCCGTCTTGCCAATATTGAGGTTCTGTTTTTAACTGCGTTTCTGCGTATTGTAGAGCTTGTTGTAATTCCTGTGCTCCTACGTAACGGCATAAACCGTGTAATTTATGAATAGGTTCAATGAGCGCTTCGGCTTGAGCTTGTTCAAGCATGGGTTTTAGTGTGTGAATTTCTGAAACCAAGCCATTCAGCATATTTTCAGCAAGTTCACTATTGCCGCCAGCTAGTTTCAGACTCATATGCCAATCAAGAATAGGGTTGGTTTCCTGTGGGATAACGTCATGGCTTGCACGCTCTATGAATTTCACCTGATGGTGTGTCCATTTTTTGAGAGTGTGTTCCAGTTGCTGTTCATCTAAAGGTTTAGTGAGGTAATCATCAAACCCTTTTTTCATTAGTTTTTTGCGCTCATTGGGTAGGGCATGAGCTGTGAGAGCCACGACTGCGCATTTTTTATCAGGATTATTTTGTCGGATACGCTGTGTTGCTTGGACTCCATCTAAGTCAGGCATCTGTATGTCCATGAAAATGAGATCAAAATTTTGCTCT from Bermanella marisrubri carries:
- the recO gene encoding DNA repair protein RecO → MIKQRAYLLHSRPYKETSALVDFFTPDYGHIRCMARGVKKANKYQQPLQPFTLYTIFFHGDSGLKNLDKFEIFSLPLNLSGNPLFSGFYINEVLLRALRSDAEVESQSLFDAYEDVLASLNSEGLELSLRLFELSLLEHMGQQYEWALDFRTESMVDDNAFYGFFVEQGMARVSQKYANSNPNAVFRGNELKALSHGELLDQNVLKMCKRLFRLALRPIIGYKPIQARELLKQFQQLDAINNNR
- the pdxJ gene encoding pyridoxine 5'-phosphate synthase, which encodes MKVNKRVLLGVNIDHIATLRQARGTRYPDPVYAALVAEEAGADGITLHLREDRRHIQDADVYALRERLNTRMNLEMAVTDEMVAIAKEVKPHAVCLVPEKREELTTEGGLDVLGNEAKIKQACDDLASVGSEVSLFIDADTKQIDAAVRCGAPVIEIHTGHYAEAQSAAEMQRELKKIEDGASYALEQGLIVNAGHGLHYHNTEAIAAISGMNELNIGHAIIAHAAFVGLKQAVKEMRDLITAVNQ
- the acpS gene encoding holo-ACP synthase; its protein translation is MTIAIGTDIVEIERIYQVYQRQGEKLVNRVLTPSEQERFYSMINDDVRMAYLAKRWCAKEAVSKAMGTGIAKGLGFQDIEVTNSESGAPQVILSKSAQIKLNALGAQKILISLSDERHYAIAFCQLV